A stretch of the Streptosporangium sp. NBC_01755 genome encodes the following:
- a CDS encoding MFS transporter — MTVPKALDAPYESPRLFGPEYRTASLGILLVVTLIAFEGMSVGTVMPAVSADLDALGLYGMSFSAFLISGLLANVVAGLWSDRRGHAWPFLLGVGLFTAGMVLAGAAGTKELFIVARAVQGLGGGAVIVAIYVMIARVYVPETRPRVFAALSAAWVLPALLGPALSGIIAETVGWRWVFYGIVPLVVPALVMLLPALRTREGRTPEPSTGPRSRPLAMTLAAVATAGGGGALLYGVDRLQDTPVPAGVAVVAGLVFLAVGLPRLLPPRALGFGRGLPTTIMMRGVLASAFFAVNSFIPLLLTEVRGFSVAEAGVALTTGALGWTTGSYLQSRRSYDRPLLVGVGSAAITAGILLTLLALVPGITGWVTVPAWVVAGFGMGIGTTSVNITAMRQSPDAEQGANSAALQVVDTLGGALTIGFGGVLINLIGHDDIATGYTTIVVLMASLGLFGVIAARRMRDIS; from the coding sequence GTGACAGTACCGAAGGCACTTGACGCTCCATACGAATCCCCTCGGCTCTTCGGCCCCGAGTACCGCACCGCCTCCCTCGGCATCCTGCTCGTCGTCACGCTGATCGCTTTTGAGGGCATGTCCGTGGGCACGGTCATGCCCGCCGTCTCGGCGGATCTCGACGCCCTGGGCCTGTACGGAATGAGCTTCTCGGCCTTTCTCATCTCCGGCCTGCTCGCCAACGTCGTGGCCGGCCTCTGGTCCGACCGGCGGGGACACGCCTGGCCGTTCCTGCTCGGCGTGGGACTGTTCACCGCAGGTATGGTCCTGGCCGGAGCAGCCGGGACCAAGGAACTGTTCATCGTGGCGCGGGCGGTGCAGGGCCTCGGTGGCGGCGCCGTCATCGTGGCGATCTACGTGATGATCGCGCGGGTCTACGTCCCCGAGACCAGGCCTCGGGTGTTCGCCGCGCTGTCGGCCGCCTGGGTGCTCCCCGCCCTGCTCGGGCCGGCCCTCAGCGGGATCATCGCCGAGACGGTCGGCTGGCGGTGGGTCTTCTACGGCATCGTGCCGCTCGTCGTCCCCGCCCTCGTGATGCTGCTGCCCGCGCTGCGTACCCGGGAGGGCCGGACACCCGAGCCCTCCACCGGACCCCGGTCCAGGCCGCTGGCAATGACCCTGGCCGCAGTCGCCACAGCGGGCGGTGGCGGGGCGCTACTGTACGGCGTGGACCGCCTGCAGGACACCCCGGTGCCCGCCGGGGTCGCCGTCGTGGCCGGGCTGGTGTTCCTCGCCGTGGGGCTGCCCAGGCTGCTGCCGCCCAGGGCACTCGGATTCGGCCGCGGTCTGCCCACCACGATCATGATGCGCGGGGTGCTCGCCTCGGCCTTCTTCGCGGTCAACTCCTTCATCCCGCTGCTCCTGACCGAGGTGCGAGGCTTCTCCGTCGCCGAGGCGGGGGTCGCGCTCACCACCGGTGCCCTGGGCTGGACCACCGGTTCCTACCTGCAGAGCCGCCGCTCATACGATCGTCCCCTGCTGGTCGGGGTCGGCTCCGCGGCGATCACCGCGGGCATCCTGCTGACCCTGCTCGCGCTCGTACCCGGTATCACCGGCTGGGTCACCGTGCCCGCCTGGGTCGTCGCCGGGTTCGGCATGGGCATCGGCACGACCAGCGTCAACATCACCGCGATGCGCCAGTCGCCCGATGCGGAGCAGGGCGCCAACTCCGCCGCGCTTCAGGTCGTCGACACCCTGGGCGGCGCGCTCACCATCGGTTTCGGCGGGGTTCTGATCAACCTGATCGGCCATGACGACATCGCCACCGGCTACACCACGATCGTCGTCCTGATGGCCTCCCTGGGGCTCTTCGGGGTGATCGCGGCACGGCGCATGCGTGACATCTCATGA
- a CDS encoding DEAD/DEAH box helicase has product MSTFAASHLSPSYPDRAAWGTAPKLRAWQQEALDLYSSREPRDFLAVATPGAGKTTFALRIAGDLLSRGMIRAVTIVTPTEHLKQQWADAAGRVGIAIDPEFKNSQGATSRDYIGVAITYAQVSMHPALHRARTEARKTLVIFDEIHHAGDAKSWGDGVREAFEPAARRLALTGTPFRSDINPIPFVTYAEDGDGIRRSVSDYSYGYGPALADGVVRPVIFLAYAGEMRWRTRAGDEIAATLGTPLTKDQLGQAWRAALDPKGEWIRQVLRAADRRLTEVRRGVPDAGALVIATDHETARAYARHIRTITGEGATVVLSDDPAASKKIKEFSASGQRWLVAVRMVSEGVDIPRLAVGVYATSISTPLFFAQAVGRFVRARKRGETASVFVPSVPTLMGLAAELEAERDHVLDRKPPEEGLDDLLLEDAQRKKDNPDVLGDELPFETLEAVATFDRVLFDGGEFGSAAETGSPEEEDFLGLPGLLEPDQVRTLLSKRQSDQLKARRTRPEPKEPQLAPHELIANLRKELNGLVGAWNHRTGQPHGVIHAELRRSCGGPAIAQASAEQIQERIDKIRHWATQRSH; this is encoded by the coding sequence GTGAGCACTTTCGCCGCATCCCACCTCTCGCCCTCATATCCGGACCGTGCCGCCTGGGGCACCGCGCCGAAGCTTCGCGCGTGGCAGCAGGAGGCCCTTGACCTGTACTCCAGCCGTGAGCCACGCGACTTCCTCGCGGTCGCCACGCCGGGCGCGGGCAAGACGACCTTCGCGCTCCGCATCGCCGGCGACCTTCTGTCGAGAGGGATGATCCGGGCTGTGACGATCGTCACACCGACGGAGCATCTCAAACAGCAGTGGGCGGACGCCGCGGGCAGGGTCGGCATCGCGATCGACCCCGAGTTCAAGAACAGCCAGGGCGCGACCTCCCGCGACTACATCGGGGTGGCCATCACCTACGCTCAGGTGTCCATGCATCCGGCGCTGCACCGCGCCCGCACCGAGGCGCGCAAGACACTCGTGATCTTCGACGAGATCCACCACGCGGGCGACGCGAAGTCCTGGGGCGACGGCGTACGGGAGGCGTTCGAGCCCGCCGCCCGGCGCCTCGCCCTGACCGGCACCCCCTTCAGGTCCGACATCAACCCGATCCCCTTCGTCACCTACGCCGAGGACGGCGACGGGATCCGGCGCAGCGTCTCCGACTACTCCTACGGGTACGGTCCCGCGCTCGCCGACGGTGTCGTCCGCCCGGTCATCTTCCTCGCCTACGCCGGTGAGATGCGCTGGCGGACCCGCGCCGGCGACGAGATCGCCGCGACCCTCGGCACCCCGCTCACCAAGGACCAGCTCGGCCAGGCCTGGCGGGCCGCGCTCGACCCGAAGGGCGAGTGGATTCGCCAGGTCCTCCGGGCGGCCGACCGGCGCCTGACCGAGGTGCGCAGGGGCGTACCGGACGCCGGGGCCCTGGTCATCGCCACCGACCACGAGACCGCCCGCGCCTACGCCCGCCACATCAGGACCATCACCGGTGAGGGCGCCACGGTCGTGCTCTCCGACGACCCGGCGGCCTCCAAGAAGATCAAGGAGTTCTCCGCCTCCGGGCAACGCTGGCTGGTCGCCGTCCGGATGGTCTCCGAGGGCGTCGACATCCCGCGCCTGGCCGTCGGCGTCTACGCCACGAGCATCTCGACCCCGCTGTTCTTCGCCCAGGCCGTCGGCCGCTTCGTCCGGGCCCGTAAAAGAGGCGAGACCGCGTCCGTCTTCGTGCCCTCCGTGCCGACCCTGATGGGGCTGGCGGCGGAGCTGGAGGCCGAGCGCGACCATGTGCTCGACCGCAAACCCCCCGAGGAGGGACTGGACGACCTCCTCCTGGAGGACGCCCAGCGCAAGAAGGACAACCCCGACGTGCTGGGCGACGAGCTGCCGTTCGAGACCCTGGAAGCGGTCGCCACCTTCGACCGGGTGCTCTTCGACGGCGGCGAGTTCGGCAGCGCCGCAGAGACCGGCTCCCCCGAGGAGGAGGACTTCCTCGGCCTGCCGGGCCTGCTGGAGCCGGACCAGGTCCGGACCCTGCTGAGCAAGCGCCAGTCCGACCAGCTGAAGGCCAGGCGGACCAGGCCCGAGCCCAAGGAGCCTCAGCTTGCCCCGCACGAGCTGATCGCCAACCTGCGCAAGGAGCTCAACGGCCTCGTCGGCGCCTGGAACCATCGCACCGGCCAGCCCCACGGCGTCATCCACGCCGAGCTCCGCAGGTCCTGCGGTGGCCCCGCCATCGCGCAGGCCTCCGCCGAGCAGATCCAGGAGCGGATCGACAAGATCCGCCACTGGGCCACCCAGCGCTCCCACTGA
- a CDS encoding nicotinamidase, which yields MPTALIIVDVQNDFCEGGSLPVGGGAEVAAAISRHTASHGYDHVVATRDHHVDPGSHFAAEPDYVNSWPVHCVAGTSGSDFHPALDTGRVEEVFSKGAHAAAYSGFEGVTSDGTSLADWLGERGVEAVDVVGIATDHCVRATALDALAHGLSVQVLLDLTAGVAAPTTEAALAELGSAGARLTGTPVVRPA from the coding sequence ATGCCAACCGCACTGATCATCGTTGATGTCCAGAACGACTTCTGCGAGGGCGGCAGCCTTCCGGTCGGCGGCGGCGCCGAGGTGGCCGCCGCCATCTCCCGGCACACCGCATCGCACGGCTACGACCACGTCGTGGCCACCCGCGACCACCATGTGGACCCCGGCTCCCACTTCGCCGCCGAACCCGACTACGTGAACTCCTGGCCCGTCCACTGCGTCGCCGGGACGTCCGGCTCCGACTTCCATCCCGCCCTCGACACCGGACGGGTGGAGGAGGTGTTCAGCAAGGGCGCCCACGCCGCCGCCTACAGTGGCTTCGAGGGCGTCACCTCCGACGGTACGAGCCTGGCCGACTGGCTCGGTGAGCGCGGCGTGGAGGCGGTGGACGTCGTCGGCATCGCCACCGACCACTGTGTGCGGGCCACCGCCCTGGACGCGCTCGCGCACGGCCTCTCCGTCCAGGTGCTGCTGGACCTCACCGCCGGGGTGGCGGCCCCGACCACCGAGGCCGCCCTCGCCGAGCTCGGCTCCGCCGGGGCCCGTCTCACCGGCACCCCCGTGGTCCGCCCGGCCTGA